The Rhodothermaceae bacterium genome includes a region encoding these proteins:
- a CDS encoding NAD-dependent epimerase/dehydratase family protein: protein MPELNTLHAEVPPLTGTLPPQCRQDLDSLRRFINQTTSYSSIDAPVNPSDFREVLLTGATGFLGRFLLRDLLRRNPDLTVTCIVRADHSQHAFSRIQAAFEEAEIWEDEFAPRIRAMAGDVHLPSFGLEPSQFADFYQRIDAVYHLAASLSVATPYVALRKINVFSIRSVLELCLTTRLKHVFFASTMGVFPEYFCGFANEYSGSRVTHQMQPDIASMKRAFPLGLLGYPWTKVVVEQALLHAARTGVPVALFRLPHTNVASTGFGNADDVAVRTVAAVVDSGQMPEGFTLQWSQAAVDVVADTMAAISMNPDRRFTIYHYSEDPPLGHEMQLADFGLYYKTVPYDAWKRACLARGERSPLHGFWNLIDHGAPYWFSGDATAPSHRVCSRALQADCLDPIPWPSAYTMLRRSLDWLRAHREKWPYRIPESRLDYDQLVRRAESFAREYDVPFGVAFPAWKLEGLRQLVQAVNAPEAGVRTERHDYIAFDLTRRLRNNASLEAERRRCPEIAEQDIRRPVFIVGINRTGTTLLHRLMSRDPRFWTLRGYEYVEPVPAGGNYAIPADSAEDPRRAFAEELLNASGIVDMFKGVHHFDVDEPEEDLGLLRMGFAAWGATVWFDIPDFARWLACRDMSETYAFHHRALQNYTHQRRSDGEGQWVLKAPFHLFELEALIATYPDALFIQTHREPAQFMGSWCSLVDRVRNLSCQPRQSEDLGKEQLEFMRRMLDSMVKFRTNHPELEDRWLDISFYDLVQAPMDMVAHIYNRFGWSLEEEAVAAMDAWLEAQAAQRRSEKRHKYELADFGLTRDKVDAAFSHYRDFLSSSGIRSSMLLK from the coding sequence ATGCCTGAATTGAATACTTTGCACGCGGAGGTCCCGCCACTCACGGGAACCCTGCCGCCCCAATGTCGACAGGATCTTGATTCGCTACGGCGATTCATTAACCAAACGACCAGCTATTCATCCATAGACGCCCCTGTCAATCCCTCGGATTTTCGGGAAGTTCTGCTTACAGGGGCGACCGGATTCCTCGGCCGCTTTTTGCTGAGAGATCTTTTGCGTCGAAACCCCGACCTGACGGTTACCTGTATCGTTCGGGCGGATCATTCGCAACACGCTTTCTCTCGAATCCAAGCCGCTTTCGAAGAGGCGGAAATCTGGGAGGACGAATTTGCTCCGCGCATACGTGCAATGGCGGGAGACGTCCATCTCCCGAGTTTCGGCCTGGAGCCGTCCCAATTCGCGGATTTCTACCAGCGGATTGACGCCGTGTACCACCTTGCCGCGAGCCTGAGCGTAGCGACTCCCTACGTCGCTCTACGCAAGATCAATGTGTTCAGCATCCGCAGCGTACTCGAACTGTGCCTAACGACGCGCCTGAAACACGTCTTCTTCGCGTCGACCATGGGGGTTTTCCCCGAATACTTCTGTGGTTTCGCGAACGAGTACTCCGGCAGCCGTGTCACGCACCAGATGCAGCCGGACATCGCGAGCATGAAGCGTGCCTTTCCTCTCGGCCTGCTCGGGTATCCGTGGACCAAGGTGGTGGTCGAGCAGGCCCTGCTTCATGCGGCCCGGACTGGGGTGCCGGTAGCTCTATTCCGCCTGCCACACACGAATGTCGCGAGTACCGGTTTCGGCAATGCCGACGATGTCGCGGTGCGAACGGTAGCCGCGGTAGTGGACTCGGGACAGATGCCGGAGGGGTTCACGCTGCAATGGAGCCAGGCGGCAGTTGATGTCGTCGCTGACACCATGGCGGCTATCTCGATGAATCCCGATCGGCGCTTCACGATCTATCACTACTCCGAAGATCCACCCCTAGGACACGAGATGCAGCTTGCCGACTTCGGACTGTACTATAAGACCGTGCCCTACGATGCTTGGAAGCGGGCCTGTCTGGCTCGGGGAGAGCGGTCACCCCTCCACGGATTCTGGAATCTGATCGATCACGGCGCGCCCTACTGGTTCAGCGGGGACGCGACCGCTCCGTCCCATCGCGTCTGCAGCCGTGCCTTGCAGGCCGATTGTCTGGACCCGATTCCGTGGCCGAGCGCGTACACCATGCTCCGGCGTTCCCTCGACTGGTTGCGGGCGCATCGTGAGAAATGGCCGTACCGCATACCCGAGAGCCGTCTCGACTACGACCAACTCGTGCGTCGAGCCGAATCGTTCGCGCGCGAATACGATGTCCCCTTCGGCGTGGCATTCCCCGCCTGGAAACTCGAGGGACTCAGGCAGCTCGTGCAGGCGGTGAACGCCCCGGAGGCCGGTGTTCGGACCGAAAGACACGACTATATCGCCTTCGATCTCACCCGCCGCTTGCGCAACAATGCGTCCTTGGAAGCCGAGCGCCGCCGCTGCCCAGAGATTGCGGAACAGGACATCAGGCGGCCGGTCTTCATCGTTGGAATCAACCGGACCGGCACAACCCTTCTGCACCGCCTGATGTCTCGTGACCCGAGGTTTTGGACGCTGCGCGGTTACGAGTATGTCGAGCCTGTCCCGGCGGGCGGCAACTACGCCATTCCGGCCGACTCGGCCGAAGATCCGCGGCGAGCCTTTGCGGAAGAACTCCTGAACGCGTCGGGAATCGTTGACATGTTCAAGGGAGTGCATCATTTCGACGTGGATGAACCAGAAGAGGACCTTGGGCTACTCAGAATGGGGTTTGCCGCTTGGGGCGCGACCGTTTGGTTCGACATCCCGGACTTCGCTCGCTGGCTTGCCTGCAGGGACATGTCGGAGACCTACGCCTTTCACCACCGCGCATTGCAGAACTACACGCATCAGCGGAGAAGCGACGGGGAGGGACAGTGGGTACTGAAGGCGCCCTTTCACCTTTTCGAACTGGAAGCGCTAATTGCGACGTACCCCGATGCCCTGTTCATTCAGACTCATCGTGAGCCCGCTCAGTTCATGGGATCCTGGTGCAGCCTCGTCGACCGGGTCCGCAATCTCTCCTGCCAGCCCCGCCAGTCTGAAGATCTCGGGAAGGAACAACTCGAATTCATGCGCCGCATGCTTGACAGCATGGTCAAGTTCCGCACGAACCACCCCGAACTGGAAGATCGCTGGTTGGACATCAGTTTCTACGACCTGGTCCAGGCTCCTATGGACATGGTTGCCCATATTTACAACCGTTTCGGGTGGTCGCTGGAGGAGGAGGCCGTGGCCGCCATGGACGCCTGGCTCGAAGCACAGGCCGCTCAGCGGCGAAGCGAAAAACGGCACAAATACGAGCTTGCCGACTTTGGCCTGACGCGTGACAAGGTCGATGCGGCCTTCTCGCACTATCGTGATTTCCTCTCAAGCAGTGGGATCCGATCTTCCATGCTTTTGAAATAG
- a CDS encoding AAA domain-containing protein — MSQIRRRIVGQDDVIEQVLIALFAGGHCLLTGVPGLAKTLLIRSLGEMLDLSYKRIQFTPDLMPADITGMDMLDEDRTTGRRTIEFVKGPIFANIILADEINRTPPKTQAALLEAMQEYQVTAAGERYSLDKPFFVLATQNPIELEGTYPLPEAQLDRFMFNIVLDYLSAEDELTVALETTSRDREPVEKVLSGVDILSFQHEVRSVFVPQNVAQFAVDLVRSTRPKEAEALEFVSNWVSWGAGLRATQYLLLGGKVRAALRGRYNVAIEDIHALAHPVLRHRVLTNFYAESEGVTVESVIDRLLSEVPEPVSGLS, encoded by the coding sequence ATGTCACAGATCCGCCGCCGTATCGTTGGTCAGGATGATGTGATTGAGCAGGTCCTGATCGCACTTTTTGCAGGCGGTCACTGTCTATTGACAGGAGTTCCCGGCCTTGCAAAGACGCTATTGATCCGGTCTCTTGGTGAGATGTTGGATCTGTCCTATAAGCGGATTCAGTTCACCCCGGATCTGATGCCGGCGGACATCACGGGAATGGACATGCTGGACGAGGATCGCACGACTGGTCGCAGAACCATTGAGTTTGTCAAGGGCCCCATTTTTGCCAACATCATCCTCGCGGACGAGATCAATCGTACCCCGCCCAAAACACAGGCAGCCTTACTGGAAGCGATGCAGGAATACCAAGTCACTGCTGCCGGGGAGCGCTATTCACTGGACAAGCCCTTCTTCGTACTTGCAACTCAAAACCCGATTGAGCTTGAGGGGACTTATCCTTTGCCGGAAGCACAATTGGATCGGTTTATGTTCAACATCGTGCTCGATTATTTATCTGCGGAGGATGAGTTGACCGTTGCTCTGGAGACGACCAGCCGTGACCGGGAGCCGGTTGAGAAGGTCTTGTCCGGGGTGGATATTCTATCTTTTCAGCACGAAGTTCGTAGTGTATTTGTTCCCCAGAACGTAGCGCAGTTTGCGGTGGATCTGGTCCGCAGTACACGTCCAAAGGAGGCGGAAGCTCTGGAGTTTGTTTCGAATTGGGTGAGTTGGGGTGCAGGTCTGCGGGCAACGCAGTACCTGCTGCTTGGAGGTAAGGTCCGTGCTGCATTACGAGGGCGCTACAATGTGGCCATTGAAGATATTCACGCCTTGGCCCATCCGGTTCTTCGCCACCGAGTGTTAACGAATTTCTATGCAGAGAGTGAAGGGGTGACCGTAGAGTCGGTGATCGATCGACTTCTGTCTGAGGTGCCCGAGCCCGTGAGCGGCCTTTCCTAG
- a CDS encoding DUF4159 domain-containing protein: MTKRVWLVAAALLSLGIVQEAWAQADYGFRFVRVRFETPGMQQRGWGRGGGPMWAHDYPVAEQNFYIALKRTTTIHVEEPYLVLDLMDPAIFEHPILYLCEPGYWHMTDEEVEQLREYLNRGGFLLLDDFRGDYEWYNFYEQMQRVFPNREPVELPPNHPIWSIYFDIDPVAAPSLVSGYFGTFEYDRYMAYFDDSGRLVALANHNQDIGDGWEYPDRDFENASTVSFQMGINFVMYALTH; this comes from the coding sequence ATGACTAAACGGGTTTGGCTCGTTGCAGCTGCTTTATTATCGCTTGGAATCGTACAAGAAGCTTGGGCCCAGGCGGACTACGGGTTTCGTTTTGTGCGGGTGCGGTTTGAGACACCTGGGATGCAGCAGCGGGGATGGGGTCGTGGTGGAGGCCCCATGTGGGCGCACGATTATCCGGTCGCAGAGCAGAATTTTTATATTGCCCTCAAGCGGACGACCACGATTCACGTTGAAGAACCTTATCTGGTGTTGGATCTGATGGATCCAGCGATCTTTGAACATCCGATCCTTTATCTGTGTGAGCCGGGATATTGGCATATGACAGACGAAGAGGTGGAACAGTTGCGCGAGTATCTCAACCGGGGCGGATTCCTCCTTTTAGATGATTTTCGGGGGGATTACGAATGGTACAACTTTTACGAGCAAATGCAGCGCGTATTTCCGAACCGGGAACCGGTGGAGCTTCCCCCAAACCATCCGATATGGAGTATTTATTTTGATATTGACCCGGTTGCCGCCCCTTCTTTGGTCAGCGGGTACTTCGGGACGTTTGAATATGACCGGTATATGGCCTACTTCGACGATAGTGGTCGCTTGGTTGCACTTGCAAATCACAACCAGGATATCGGTGATGGTTGGGAATATCCTGATCGGGATTTTGAGAATGCCTCTACGGTCAGTTTTCAGATGGGAATCAATTTTGTGATGTATGCACTTACCCACTGA